In the genome of Massilibacillus massiliensis, one region contains:
- a CDS encoding HyaD/HybD family hydrogenase maturation endopeptidase, which translates to MEKITVLGIGNIILQDEGFGVHVVEQLQQAYDFPEHVQVLDGGTLGMELMNFIIGTDKLIIVDAINGDSAPGTFFRFANEEVKAYFQEKVSMHELGIQDVLAALEVTEQPVGEVIVMGAEPFVVEAGVGLTKEMSGLVEQAKALVLKELKAWQIVPAFKTKQSVHTI; encoded by the coding sequence ATGGAAAAAATTACTGTGCTGGGAATTGGCAATATTATTTTGCAGGATGAAGGCTTTGGTGTTCATGTTGTTGAGCAGTTACAGCAAGCCTATGATTTTCCGGAACATGTGCAAGTGCTTGATGGCGGAACACTCGGTATGGAGCTGATGAATTTTATCATCGGTACGGATAAATTAATCATTGTCGATGCCATTAATGGAGATAGTGCACCCGGAACATTTTTTCGCTTTGCCAATGAAGAAGTAAAAGCTTATTTTCAGGAAAAAGTTTCGATGCATGAACTTGGCATTCAAGATGTACTCGCTGCACTTGAAGTTACCGAACAGCCTGTAGGTGAAGTCATTGTCATGGGGGCGGAGCCTTTTGTTGTAGAAGCCGGTGTTGGCCTGACAAAAGAGATGTCAGGGTTGGTAGAACAAGCGAAAGCGCTTGTTTTAAAAGAGTTAAAGGCGTGGCAGATCGTGCCTGCATTTAAAACGAAACAAAGCGTACATACGATATGA
- the hypB gene encoding hydrogenase nickel incorporation protein HypB, with product MEIQVMEDILGKNDQVAAENQVFFTEKRIFVLNLMGSPGSGKTSLLEKTMAALKDELHMAVIEGDLFTSKDADRIAKYDVPVIQINTSGGCHLDAVMVKKALKDLEMEHLDLLVVENVGNLVCPAEFNVGEDAKAVVLSITEGDDKPLKYPLIFKESSIAVLNKVDLLPYTNFDMGAAKKDITSIHPGISVAEVSCMKDDGLDVWFDWLRDKVAEKKGR from the coding sequence ATGGAAATTCAGGTGATGGAAGATATTTTAGGAAAAAATGATCAGGTGGCGGCAGAAAATCAAGTGTTTTTTACTGAAAAGAGAATTTTCGTTCTCAATTTGATGGGGTCGCCGGGCTCTGGAAAGACATCTTTACTAGAGAAAACAATGGCAGCACTTAAAGATGAACTCCATATGGCTGTGATTGAAGGCGATTTGTTTACCTCAAAGGATGCGGATCGCATTGCAAAATATGATGTGCCTGTGATTCAAATTAATACAAGTGGCGGATGCCATTTAGATGCAGTCATGGTGAAGAAAGCATTAAAAGATTTAGAAATGGAGCATTTGGATTTATTGGTTGTCGAGAATGTTGGCAATCTTGTTTGTCCGGCAGAGTTTAACGTCGGGGAAGATGCCAAAGCAGTTGTATTGAGTATTACAGAAGGCGATGATAAACCTTTAAAATATCCTCTGATTTTTAAAGAATCATCGATTGCTGTTTTAAATAAAGTCGATTTATTACCATATACAAATTTTGATATGGGCGCAGCGAAAAAAGATATTACGAGTATTCATCCGGGAATTTCTGTAGCAGAGGTATCTTGTATGAAAGATGATGGACTTGATGTTTGGTTCGATTGGCTTAGAGACAAAGTTGCAGAAAAAAAAGGACGGTGA
- the hypA gene encoding hydrogenase maturation nickel metallochaperone HypA, giving the protein MHEMAIAEGILDIALDYAARNQAKKIQCICLRLGEMSGVETDALQFCFAALTKGTIAETAELKLNKIPLVGRCGACGKETRIERYNFLCPICSSGQLEILSGRELQVEYLEVD; this is encoded by the coding sequence ATGCATGAAATGGCAATTGCAGAAGGTATCTTGGATATTGCACTGGATTATGCGGCACGGAATCAAGCAAAAAAAATTCAGTGCATCTGCCTTCGTTTAGGTGAAATGTCGGGTGTAGAAACCGATGCGCTGCAATTTTGTTTTGCGGCATTGACGAAAGGGACGATTGCAGAAACAGCAGAACTAAAGCTTAATAAAATTCCTCTCGTGGGACGCTGCGGCGCATGTGGGAAGGAAACACGGATAGAGCGTTATAATTTTTTATGTCCAATTTGTTCGTCAGGGCAGTTGGAAATTTTGTCTGGCAGGGAACTGCAGGTGGAGTATTTGGAGGTGGACTGA
- the cybH gene encoding Ni/Fe-hydrogenase, b-type cytochrome subunit — translation MRDEPRKIYYLFSPFLRIFHWIMVVCIMILFVTGLLVTKPVSGGVGMEPTFGNLLLSLDLIRNIHFLAAFIFVASFILRIYGFIINKGDRLFPRFWRLDFWRAVIDVSMHYSLLQPSHKPYLRNPLARMSYVGLYSMVFVEILTGYAMYLMVNPNSAWAGLFGWTISLFGSEFMIHLIHHYIAWLIMLFVIGHVYMAVRADFMEGEGEVSSMFSGVKILEHEPLDVGEILDKKTTKS, via the coding sequence GTGAGAGACGAACCTCGTAAAATATATTATCTTTTTAGTCCATTTTTGCGAATCTTTCATTGGATTATGGTCGTTTGTATCATGATCTTATTCGTGACGGGACTCTTAGTTACTAAACCTGTGTCCGGTGGTGTCGGCATGGAGCCGACGTTTGGCAACCTTCTTTTATCGCTTGATCTGATTCGCAATATACATTTTCTTGCAGCATTTATCTTCGTTGCTTCGTTTATATTGCGGATCTACGGTTTTATCATCAATAAAGGAGATCGTTTGTTTCCACGCTTTTGGCGACTTGATTTTTGGCGTGCAGTGATTGACGTATCCATGCATTATTCACTTCTTCAGCCGTCGCATAAACCATACTTGCGGAATCCACTTGCTCGTATGTCTTATGTAGGGCTTTACAGCATGGTGTTCGTAGAAATCCTTACGGGTTACGCTATGTATCTTATGGTGAATCCAAATAGTGCTTGGGCAGGGCTTTTTGGCTGGACCATCAGTCTGTTTGGCAGTGAATTTATGATTCATTTAATTCATCATTATATCGCTTGGCTGATTATGTTGTTTGTGATCGGTCATGTTTACATGGCAGTCAGAGCGGATTTCATGGAAGGTGAAGGCGAGGTTTCCAGTATGTTTTCAGGTGTAAAAATTTTGGAACATGAACCTTTGGATGTTGGCGAGATTTTAGACAAGAAGACCACAAAATCATAA
- a CDS encoding nickel-dependent hydrogenase large subunit — MKRVVVDPITRIEGHLRVEVKVDEATGKVEDALSSGTAWRGLELIMNGRDPRDGWAFIQRICGVCTTAHALGCLRAVEDALGIQIPKNANYMRNIMAATQSVQDHLIHFYHLHALDWVSPVEALKADPAKTAALQSTILSTYQLQVEVPETLDTEAYPREVPKATAGYYQKIQKKVKDIVESGQLGIFSAQWWDHPDFQLLPPEVHLMAIAHYLDMLDKQREIIISHVVFGGKNPHPHYVVGGMPCSISMDDMNAPVNTERLAVVDRSIHTAINLVESFYLPDVLAIGKMYVEKGYVDGGGLAKERVIGFGDYPDETYNGTTNGDFHKNLLFRCNGVVEDFGKGLEAAKFYDFKPEDLSDPEVLNEGVEHSWYTYPNAEGKDLHPWDGVTKPKYTGPKEGTKTEWKYLDEDGKYSWLKTPKWRGKMAEVGPVSRYIIIYTKVKKGLITEPTWVEKMIVDQIEAVSKVLNLAPEVWLPTMVGRTAARALEAQVHSHIAKYYYDKLIKNIKAGDTKVADSSKWEPKTWPKECKGVGLYEAPRGALSHWVVIKDEKIANYQAIVPTTWNACPRDDKSGHGAYEKAMMDTKVKVPDKPLEILKVVRSFDPCMACATHLYNAEGKKIKIVTTDPYARGNQE; from the coding sequence ATGAAACGAGTTGTAGTAGATCCGATTACGCGTATTGAGGGGCATTTGAGGGTTGAGGTTAAAGTAGACGAAGCAACAGGTAAAGTAGAAGATGCATTGTCAAGTGGTACTGCTTGGCGTGGATTAGAACTTATTATGAATGGCAGAGATCCACGTGATGGCTGGGCTTTTATTCAGAGAATTTGTGGTGTGTGTACGACTGCACATGCACTTGGCTGTTTACGGGCAGTAGAAGATGCTTTAGGGATTCAGATTCCTAAGAATGCGAATTACATGCGTAATATCATGGCTGCGACGCAATCCGTACAGGATCATTTGATTCACTTTTATCATTTGCATGCGCTTGATTGGGTGAGTCCGGTTGAGGCATTAAAAGCAGATCCGGCAAAAACTGCAGCCTTGCAAAGTACGATTTTGTCAACGTACCAACTGCAAGTTGAGGTGCCGGAAACGTTAGATACAGAGGCCTATCCGAGAGAAGTCCCAAAAGCAACAGCCGGATATTATCAAAAAATTCAGAAAAAAGTGAAAGATATTGTTGAAAGCGGACAGCTGGGGATTTTTTCTGCGCAATGGTGGGATCACCCAGATTTTCAATTATTGCCGCCTGAAGTACATCTTATGGCAATTGCACATTATTTAGATATGTTAGATAAGCAACGCGAAATTATTATTTCTCATGTTGTCTTTGGCGGGAAAAATCCGCATCCGCATTATGTGGTAGGTGGGATGCCTTGCTCAATTTCGATGGATGATATGAATGCGCCAGTCAATACAGAACGTTTGGCGGTTGTAGACCGTTCTATTCATACAGCGATCAATTTAGTAGAATCTTTCTATTTACCGGATGTTTTAGCGATCGGAAAAATGTATGTAGAAAAAGGCTACGTTGATGGCGGCGGTTTAGCAAAGGAAAGAGTCATCGGATTCGGTGATTATCCGGACGAAACTTATAATGGAACGACCAATGGTGATTTCCATAAAAATTTATTGTTCCGCTGCAATGGTGTAGTTGAAGATTTCGGCAAAGGTTTGGAGGCTGCGAAATTCTATGACTTTAAGCCAGAGGATCTCTCTGATCCAGAGGTTTTAAATGAAGGCGTAGAACATTCCTGGTACACCTATCCAAATGCAGAAGGCAAAGATCTTCATCCTTGGGATGGTGTGACGAAACCAAAGTATACCGGTCCTAAAGAAGGTACGAAGACAGAATGGAAATACCTTGATGAAGATGGAAAATACTCTTGGCTTAAGACGCCAAAATGGCGTGGTAAAATGGCCGAAGTTGGGCCTGTATCAAGATATATCATCATTTATACAAAAGTAAAAAAAGGTTTGATTACAGAGCCGACTTGGGTCGAAAAAATGATCGTAGATCAGATCGAGGCTGTATCTAAAGTGCTCAATTTAGCACCGGAAGTATGGCTGCCAACCATGGTAGGCCGTACCGCGGCTCGCGCATTAGAAGCGCAGGTACATTCTCATATTGCAAAATACTACTACGATAAATTAATTAAAAATATTAAAGCCGGCGACACAAAAGTGGCAGACAGTTCGAAATGGGAACCAAAAACTTGGCCGAAAGAATGTAAAGGCGTTGGTCTTTATGAAGCACCACGCGGTGCGTTAAGTCATTGGGTTGTGATCAAGGATGAAAAGATTGCAAACTATCAGGCCATTGTTCCAACGACTTGGAATGCATGTCCACGTGATGACAAAAGCGGTCATGGTGCGTATGAAAAAGCGATGATGGATACAAAAGTAAAAGTGCCGGACAAACCATTGGAAATTTTAAAGGTGGTACGTTCATTTGACCCTTGCATGGCTTGTGCAACGCATTTATATAATGCAGAGGGGAAAAAGATAAAGATCGTGACAACGGATCCTTATGCGAGAGGTAACCAAGAGTAA
- a CDS encoding hydrogenase small subunit: MAKLESMWDVYLRKNINRRTFVKSCVALTSIMGLSTDMLPKVIAAAERKPLPVVIWLNGHECTGCDESFIRSGTPLASDVVLNSIALEYSHTLGAGAGEPFEEHLHQTMQQYAGKYILAVEGAASLAEDGIYCMTGGKTFVSVLKEAAKNAAAIIEYGTCATGGGIQAAKPNPTGSVSISDIIRNKPIVKVPGCPPIPEVMTGVIMHYALFDKLPPLDGEGRPKQFYGNRIHDTCYRRPFFDMGMFAEKFDDAGAKAGWCLYNLGCRGPVTYNSCGNLRWWNGLSYPIQSGHGCIGCSNDNFWDEDPFYKRLPEYGPLLGDIDRIGTIAAGLTAAGVVAHGAMSVVQKKKRDAAKEEAEGKKVEE; encoded by the coding sequence GTGGCTAAGCTAGAATCTATGTGGGATGTATATCTCAGAAAAAACATCAATCGTCGTACCTTTGTTAAATCATGCGTGGCACTTACCAGTATTATGGGATTGAGCACAGATATGCTGCCAAAAGTAATCGCAGCAGCGGAGAGAAAGCCTTTGCCTGTGGTTATTTGGTTAAATGGGCATGAGTGTACTGGTTGCGACGAATCTTTCATTCGTTCGGGAACACCGCTCGCTTCGGATGTAGTTCTAAATTCAATTGCCCTAGAGTATAGCCATACATTAGGCGCTGGTGCAGGTGAACCTTTTGAGGAACATTTACACCAAACAATGCAGCAATATGCCGGTAAATATATTTTGGCAGTTGAAGGTGCAGCTTCTCTTGCAGAGGATGGCATCTATTGTATGACTGGCGGCAAGACGTTTGTATCTGTATTAAAAGAAGCAGCGAAGAATGCTGCGGCTATTATTGAATATGGAACATGCGCGACTGGTGGCGGAATCCAAGCTGCAAAACCAAACCCTACAGGTTCCGTTTCAATTAGTGATATTATTCGTAACAAACCTATCGTAAAAGTTCCGGGCTGCCCGCCAATTCCAGAGGTTATGACAGGTGTAATCATGCACTATGCTTTATTTGATAAATTACCACCGCTTGATGGTGAGGGGCGTCCAAAACAATTTTATGGAAATCGTATCCACGATACTTGTTATCGTCGCCCATTTTTTGATATGGGAATGTTTGCAGAAAAATTTGACGATGCTGGTGCGAAAGCCGGCTGGTGTTTATATAATCTGGGTTGCCGCGGCCCGGTCACGTATAATTCATGCGGTAACTTAAGATGGTGGAATGGTCTTTCCTATCCAATCCAATCCGGGCATGGCTGTATCGGTTGCAGCAACGATAATTTCTGGGACGAAGATCCTTTCTACAAACGTTTGCCGGAGTATGGGCCTTTACTTGGCGATATTGATAGAATCGGTACAATTGCGGCTGGGTTAACTGCAGCCGGTGTGGTTGCACATGGTGCAATGTCAGTTGTACAGAAGAAGAAACGTGATGCTGCCAAGGAAGAAGCTGAAGGGAAGAAGGTGGAAGAATGA
- a CDS encoding metal-sensing transcriptional repressor — translation MNNEKHQHIAEDGTIITHTHSHTHSHTQTKAVLNRMSRLIGHMESIKKMVENGRDCSEVLVQLSAVSSALQGVSRVILKDHIEHCIVDAVKENDTQALENLNKAIDRFMK, via the coding sequence ATGAATAATGAAAAACATCAGCATATCGCGGAAGATGGAACAATCATCACACATACCCACAGCCATACACATTCCCATACGCAAACAAAAGCCGTTTTAAACCGCATGTCTAGATTAATCGGACATATGGAGTCCATCAAAAAAATGGTGGAAAACGGGCGCGATTGCAGTGAGGTGTTAGTCCAGCTTTCAGCAGTCAGTTCCGCCCTGCAAGGCGTCAGCCGTGTCATCTTGAAAGACCATATTGAGCATTGTATCGTCGATGCGGTAAAAGAAAACGATACGCAAGCACTGGAA